The nucleotide window tttacaggcctattcactcccctctaggcGTACCAGTGATCCTATAGGCAAAACTCCCCCCAACTCCCTGACCAAAAACTGGGATCTAGTGACTGCAACCAACAAGCTGCCGCCCCCGACACCTGCATCGTGGCTACTCGAATCCACTGACTAGGCTCAACAAAATACATCTCAAAAATAGTCCTCACAACAGGAAATCCACAGCTTAGGGTTCTCCCCATCAAACCTAGGAAAATTGAACTTAGGCAGCTTGCTATTGGAGTGGTGGTAACCCCCATGACCATAGCCCCCGTGACCGTGATGATCACGCTACGGCTGCTCCCGAACTAGACCATCCCCAATCTGAAACATATGACCTCCCTGCTCTAGAATGGACCCAGACAACGAACAGTGCATGCCCGGGAACGGACACGGTAGTGGAACAGGAATCAGACCAGTGTGGAAGGTAGAAGCAGAGATCGGAATCATACCCTTGACCGGAGACTGAATCAGAGGTTCAAGTCCCTGGTGACAAAGTTCGATGTGGGGCCCAAAACATGGGCTAGTGGCTGGTTTCCCAGCGTACGAGGACGCGAAGGCCGCGCCCGGCTGATGCAGGATGCCCGCCAGTGCCGATGGACTAGCGTCGAGTGCGGCACGACTCACCGCCTTGCGCAACGCCGTCATCTCTTCACGCATCTTCTCCACGGCCTCCTCGGACTTACGGATCGCGCCTATCTCGAGACGTAGCTCCTTCACCGACGTGTCGATCAGTCGGCTTTACAGGTGTCGAACACCTGGGCTTGCATCTCCAGCTTGGCGAAACGCTCGGAGATGAAGCTCTCGACCGACCTGATCCATCGGCCCAGCGAGGTTTGCACCTTGCCCAACGACGACTCCATGCCTCCGATGCGGCCCTCCAAAGCCGAGCGTATCGCCTTCATCTCATCGATGAGGAGCTTGGTGTTCGGATCCATGGCCCCAAGCTGGCGGTGGAATCTGGTGTAGTGGTCGTGATCTATTTGGTGTGGCTATTGGGTAGTGGCTCGGATCGACTCGCTACGCTCGTCACCGATCAGAACGACCTCGGCATGGACCTATGGAATCACACGCTCGACACCGAAGCGAAGAGCGGTGATCAACTTGCCGTCGGGTATTACGTTCCCAGATCGAGGTGAGAGCGaggagaagaaggccgaggaaGGGTGTCCGGTACCAATTTGTTAGCAGCAAAGGTAGGAGAAGAGAGGAATCGGAGTGAAGGACAGGAAGCAGAGTAGAGGTCGGGGAACAGATAACTTCTTCGATCACGAGTTGGGAGAGTTTGTTACAGAAATAGCATAACCCCTCTTACAAGAAGCTCTCTGGCTTATATAGCGAAGCACTCTCACACACGCACTCCTCAGCTGGGCTTCACACGTTGGCCCAGTCCGGCCTAAACACCCAAGGGTTCATGGTCTTGGCCCGCCTCGGCCTTTCCTTACTGGAGCTGCCCTCCGCGCCTTCCTGTAGCTCGGCCGACGCAGCTCTGCTGGCGGCTGGTGATGATGCAGAGGCGCCAACAATCTGAACCGTGATATATATCAGGACCAACACTTTGCTCGGCCATAGACATTATTGATGGCAGAAGGCTACGGATACAGCTCCCTTTTTCTCAAAAGAAGAAGAcgacgaagaagaagaaaggggaggaggaggaggatacgGCTCCCTTTGCTTGCAACCTACTGCCGGTCGGCAGAGTTATCCTACTGCCATATGGAGTAAGCCCATAACCTTACAAGGCAGAGGCAGATCGACGCTTGCCGCTGAGTTTGTCGAGGATGAGGAATTGAGGATGGctgccgatttttttttttttttttgagccatCTCCGAAGTGCGGAATGACAGAACAAGTTGCAGAGAACGTCGCACGTCATGCACGCGTGCAATTTTATTTCCACCGTAAAACGAAATGGGCATGGTACCGCGTCTTCCTTCTCGTCGTAACTGCAAATTGCCCAGTGGCGGAGTAGCACGAAAATGCAAGCAAAGAATGAAAGTAAAGCTGTCGTTCTGCAATACAATCTGATGGAGATATGTGATCCAATTAAATCCATGGAGTATAGAAGAAAAGCATATGCCGAATAGAGGTCTCGGCACGGCATCTCGCTGCTTACTCCATCCAATTGGAATCGGAAGCAATGAGAATGCACTGGTGGCTCCCACCGAGTCACTGAACTTGGTCGTCGTCTTCGATACACCCATAACGCAGCGATGGGAGGAGGGTAGAGCAGTCAATGGCGCCCGAGGACGAGATCGCAGCGCGTTGTTACCGATCAACGCAGATACTCCTACTCCGCAGCTATCTATCCGTGAATCAATCGAAACAGCTCGATGTATGATCCAATCCAATACACACTTAGCGACAGGATTAATTAACTCGGCATTTTTCAAATCTCAGATGAGGATCTCAAGTCTCAGTCTCAACAGCAATACCGCCGCAATAAACCACAACGGAGAAAAGAAATTCAAGGATGGGGATAGAATAGAACATGATCTAATTTGCGGTTCATCATAAAGTAAATATTTAGGACACCAAGACGAAGGTGAAGAAGGTAGATGATCGACAAGCGCAGCAGCCGGCCAAATGATTGGAGGATCCATCAGGTCCGATGATCAgtagtcgtcgtcgccgccgtagTCGTCATAGCCACCCCCGTAGCCGCCGCCTCCGTACGAGTCCTCCCTCTCCAGGTTCTCCTCCACCCTCTCCGACACGCGCTcctcgaacttgtcctccagcaaGCTGGCCCCGCCGGCCAGCGCCAGGCCTCCGAGCacgcccgccgccgcgcccaccgccagccccgtccccatccccatcttgttcttcttcttgccgtcggcACCAACGGCGCTGGTTCCGtacgcggcggtggcggcggcgacaggAGGAGCGCCGTACGCTGCGGCAGGAGGAGCGCCGTACGCCGgctgaggaggcggcggcgcggagCCGTAGGTGGAAGGGTACCCCGCCGGGGGCGCCGCGGTGTAGGGCTGCGCGGCGccgtagccgccgccgctgccgtagGCGCCGCCACCGGAGCCGTAGCCACCTCCGGAGCCGTAGTAGCCGCcgccagcagcagcggcggcggacgAGCCGTAGGGGTCACCACGGGTGCCCGCGTTGGCGTAGCCCGCCGGGGCCGGGTAAGGGTTGGGGTCGTAGTACCTGGACGGTTCCTTGACGGCGacgcggacgtcgaggcggccgtGGGGGCGGCCCGAGGGGCGCTTGAGGCGGAGGTTGCGCGAGGCCTTGCCCCCGATCCCGGCGTCGTCGAGGACGTCGCGGAGCGGGAGGCGCGCGGATCCCACGAGCGGCTTGACGCCCTCGGCGGCGTTGGCGTGCACGACGTCGATGTAGAGGACGGCGTCGTCGAGGCGGGAGGAGGGCGGGAGCGGGACCAGGAGCTTCTCGTCCCACGCGGGGTTCTCGCCGTTGTCGAGGTCCACGCGGGTGGAGCACTTGGCGCCGGAGTCGATCCACACCACGGCGTACGGCTTCAGGTCGCCGTGGCGCCAGTTGACGTTCTTCAGGTCACGGGCGGAGCCCACGGTCACCTCCACCTCGTAGCGGGAGCCCATCGCTGGTGGCTGGTGCCCGAGCGGGATGGATCACGTCTCTCAGGGGAAGGAAGGATGGATCGAAGGGAAAGCTTTTGCTTTCGCGGTGACGACTGCACGAACTGGAGCAGCACGAGGAGGAAGGGGACCCGTACAAATAGGGCCTGCACTGGCGGCTCGGCTGGGGAGTGGTGCGAGTGGGGACGGTGGAAACACGgcagagaaaaatactattttaataaaaaaattataaaaaataaattataaaaaacCGAACAGAGCCGTTGTGCGCGTGTGCCACTTGCCTGCTGGCCTCCCACCCAACGTTTGACCCGACTGACCGCGACGATGCGAAGTCTGCAGTCCGCACCAGCAGTGGCTTGGgcatgcaaaattttttgcaaaatgagtatggtagtgttttcgttgttatttggtaaataatatctaattatagtctaattaggcttaaaagattcgtttcgtggATTTCGtttaaattgtgtaattagttttattttttatttatatttaatgcttcatgcatgcgtctaaagatttgatgtgacaggaaatgtgaaaaattttgcaaaattttttgcaaactaaactggaccttgcATTGCAATGGATCAATGCGGGCCCACCAATGCGGGCCCACCCACCAATGCGGGCCCACCTCACCCACCCCCGCGCCCTGACCACTTGTTTTCCCGGTGGTAAGGTGGTTCCACTCCACAGCGCAAGGCGCAAGCCGAACGACGGCTACCACGGGCCACGGCCGTTTCCTTGCTCGtcgtcttcctcttcaagttcagcCTGCGGTCTTTCCTGGTCTGCGGTGCTCTTTGCTTAGCTACGAAGGAATGACGACATTGTCTTCTTTCCTTCCACGGTATTATAACATTGACCCTTATTATTATTCATTattagtcctagctggactataCGTATATGTATTACCAATATTTTAGCTACGCTGTGTTGACCAGACCTGCAGTACACGACCAACTTGCTGCCCGGTTTTGAATCCTAATTTGAATTTCTGCACCAGAAGTTGACACTTTATCATGATTTAGAATAATTTAAAATAAAGAACAAAGATGAAATGACACAGAGATGAAGCAAAACCAGCTCTTCTGAAAATGGGTTCCATAGCACTTAGACATCCTGAGATTCATAAAAGAGTAACAGCAtatttggttggctggttcgtatcgttgctggttcgtaaaaaagtactgctggctggtttgtgtgagagaaaaatactattccggctgaaaatttacgatcgtttacgacaagccacaaccaAACGAATAGGCTATAAAATGCACTACGATTTTAAACTTTTCATAGATTCACGGTTAA belongs to Miscanthus floridulus cultivar M001 chromosome 4, ASM1932011v1, whole genome shotgun sequence and includes:
- the LOC136551486 gene encoding protein SRC2 homolog, translated to MGSRYEVEVTVGSARDLKNVNWRHGDLKPYAVVWIDSGAKCSTRVDLDNGENPAWDEKLLVPLPPSSRLDDAVLYIDVVHANAAEGVKPLVGSARLPLRDVLDDAGIGGKASRNLRLKRPSGRPHGRLDVRVAVKEPSRYYDPNPYPAPAGYANAGTRGDPYGSSAAAAAGGGYYGSGGGYGSGGGAYGSGGGYGAAQPYTAAPPAGYPSTYGSAPPPPQPAYGAPPAAAYGAPPVAAATAAYGTSAVGADGKKKNKMGMGTGLAVGAAAGVLGGLALAGGASLLEDKFEERVSERVEENLEREDSYGGGGYGGGYDDYGGDDDY